From a single Fusobacterium ulcerans ATCC 49185 genomic region:
- a CDS encoding energy transducer TonB, whose amino-acid sequence MKLKFYVISFLCHLLLLFAIYVKPVKDVKLDSKNVLVYLSELKVENNTPAPAPLQSFAQPEPKKEEKPKEEKKIEKKIEKKAVKKVVKKEVKKKEEPVKEEAKEEVKEEISSGNSAPYNPLAGLVKDGTGTYIGDQKSGGGIRYRIKREIEPEYPVLAKRANYRNEVVIKTKFLIGLNGKVEEIIFLDNFTSYGFRKEVEKALKKWEFDPIIYHGEKIKLYFYKDFRFNVK is encoded by the coding sequence ATGAAATTGAAATTCTATGTAATCTCTTTTTTATGTCATCTGCTGTTGCTTTTTGCTATATATGTCAAGCCTGTAAAAGATGTAAAACTGGATAGTAAAAATGTTTTGGTATATCTTAGTGAGCTGAAAGTGGAAAATAATACACCTGCTCCAGCACCATTGCAGTCTTTTGCACAGCCAGAGCCTAAAAAAGAGGAAAAGCCAAAGGAAGAAAAGAAAATTGAAAAAAAAATAGAGAAGAAAGCAGTAAAAAAAGTTGTTAAAAAAGAAGTTAAAAAGAAGGAAGAACCAGTGAAGGAAGAAGCTAAAGAAGAAGTAAAAGAGGAAATATCTTCTGGAAATTCAGCACCATATAATCCATTAGCAGGATTAGTGAAAGATGGAACTGGTACATATATAGGGGATCAGAAGAGTGGTGGCGGAATCAGATATAGAATCAAAAGAGAAATTGAACCTGAATATCCTGTCCTTGCTAAAAGAGCCAACTATCGAAATGAGGTAGTTATAAAAACAAAATTCCTTATTGGACTCAATGGAAAGGTAGAGGAGATAATATTTTTGGATAACTTTACTTCTTACGGCTTCAGAAAAGAGGTAGAAAAAGCTCTTAAAAAATGGGAGTTTGATCCAATAATTTATCATGGAGAAAAGATAAAACTCTATTTCTATAAAGATTTCAGATTTAATGTTAAGTAA
- a CDS encoding aldo/keto reductase, with protein MYKLRNGVEIPEIAFGTWKITDPEVCRKSVKYALETGYRHIDTAMIYKNEEFVGEGIKEFLAENKDVKREDLFITTKVWNSDQGYDSTLAAFELSLKKLGLEYVDLYLIHWPNTPNMKTTIDTWKALEKLYKEKKVRAIGVCNFEIHHFEELLPEAEIIPMIDQIELHPLNQQLKSRAYCDEKGIIVESWSPLMQGNLENDIIEKIGKVHGKTVAQVILKWHLQSGLLPLPKSVTPSRIKENKDLDFVLSPEEMNTIIALNKDERFATHPDNMSSGFENLR; from the coding sequence ATGTACAAATTAAGAAACGGTGTAGAAATACCTGAAATAGCTTTTGGAACTTGGAAAATTACAGATCCAGAAGTATGTAGAAAAAGTGTAAAATATGCTTTAGAAACTGGATACAGACATATCGACACTGCAATGATATATAAAAATGAAGAATTTGTTGGAGAGGGAATCAAAGAATTCTTAGCTGAGAATAAAGATGTAAAAAGAGAAGATCTTTTCATCACTACTAAAGTGTGGAATTCTGATCAAGGATATGATTCAACTTTAGCAGCATTTGAGCTTTCTCTAAAAAAACTAGGCCTTGAATATGTAGACCTTTACCTTATTCACTGGCCTAATACTCCTAATATGAAAACTACAATTGATACTTGGAAAGCTCTTGAAAAACTTTACAAAGAGAAAAAAGTAAGAGCTATTGGAGTATGTAATTTTGAAATTCATCACTTTGAAGAACTTCTTCCAGAAGCAGAAATCATCCCTATGATAGACCAAATTGAGCTTCATCCACTGAATCAACAGCTTAAATCAAGAGCATACTGTGATGAAAAAGGTATTATAGTTGAATCTTGGAGTCCATTAATGCAGGGAAACCTTGAAAATGATATTATAGAAAAAATTGGAAAAGTACATGGAAAAACAGTTGCTCAGGTTATCCTTAAATGGCACCTTCAATCTGGACTTCTTCCATTGCCAAAATCTGTAACTCCATCTAGAATAAAAGAAAATAAAGACCTTGATTTTGTTCTTTCTCCTGAGGAAATGAATACTATCATAGCTTTAAACAAAGATGAAAGATTTGCAACTCACCCAGATAATATGAGTTCTGGTTTTGAAAATTTAAGATAA
- a CDS encoding NAD-dependent protein deacylase, with the protein MENIEKLAEIIKNSKDIVVFSGAGASTDSGLRDFRGKNGLYNDRSYMGYEPEEILSHDFFFSHRDIFDKYLVEKLSINDIKPNAGHKAVAELEKMGKVKAVITQNIDDLHQAAGSRNVLELHGTLKKWYCLECGKRNNKSFDCECGGIVRPQVTLYGEMLDEEVTSRAIKEIEKADTLIIVGTSLTVYPAAYYLNYFSGKNLVILNETPTSQDGKAQLVIRDNFSKVMTETMKLLNK; encoded by the coding sequence ATGGAAAATATAGAAAAATTAGCTGAAATTATAAAAAACAGTAAAGATATAGTTGTATTTAGTGGAGCAGGGGCATCAACAGATTCTGGACTCCGTGATTTTCGTGGTAAAAATGGACTTTATAATGATAGAAGCTATATGGGATACGAACCAGAGGAGATATTGAGTCATGATTTTTTCTTTTCTCATAGAGATATTTTTGACAAGTATCTAGTAGAAAAATTATCTATAAATGATATAAAACCCAATGCTGGACATAAAGCTGTGGCTGAATTGGAAAAAATGGGAAAAGTTAAAGCTGTTATCACACAAAATATAGATGATCTTCATCAAGCAGCAGGGAGCAGAAATGTCCTGGAACTTCATGGAACATTAAAAAAATGGTATTGTTTAGAATGTGGAAAAAGAAACAATAAATCATTTGATTGTGAATGTGGTGGAATAGTAAGACCACAGGTAACTCTTTATGGAGAAATGCTTGATGAAGAAGTAACTTCTAGAGCTATAAAAGAAATAGAAAAAGCAGATACTTTAATAATTGTAGGAACAAGTTTAACAGTTTATCCAGCAGCATATTATTTAAATTATTTTTCTGGAAAAAATCTTGTTATCTTAAATGAAACTCCTACTTCTCAAGATGGAAAAGCTCAGCTTGTAATAAGGGATAATTTTTCTAAAGTAATGACTGAAACGATGAAATTATTGAATAAATAG
- a CDS encoding ABC transporter ATP-binding protein produces the protein MKTIKGYNIELAYGEKVIIHDLDIEITKGEVVSIIGTNGCGKSTLLKAISRVLPCKNGNIYLDGEEISSIKNKEFAKKLAFVSQNNEIPDDITVYDFIMYGRVPHKKWYEVYNQEDRDIVDWAITMCKLDNFRERKVMSLSGGERQKVWIAMVLAQKTGILLLDEPTTYLDICHQFEIMELVKELNQNLGITIIMVLHDLNQAAQYSNRIIVLKDGKKYKDGKSLEVLTPQLIREVYRVESSIEIEDGVPYFRLKGIVK, from the coding sequence ATGAAAACTATAAAAGGGTATAATATAGAGCTGGCTTATGGAGAAAAAGTCATTATACATGATCTTGATATCGAGATAACAAAAGGAGAAGTAGTTTCTATAATAGGAACCAATGGCTGTGGAAAATCAACTCTTTTAAAAGCTATATCAAGAGTGCTTCCATGTAAAAATGGAAATATATATTTAGATGGAGAAGAGATAAGCAGTATAAAAAATAAGGAGTTTGCAAAGAAACTTGCATTTGTTTCACAGAATAATGAGATACCTGATGATATAACTGTATATGACTTTATCATGTATGGGAGAGTTCCTCATAAAAAATGGTATGAGGTATATAACCAAGAAGACAGAGATATAGTGGACTGGGCTATTACAATGTGTAAATTGGATAATTTCAGAGAGAGAAAAGTAATGAGCTTGTCAGGGGGAGAAAGACAGAAAGTATGGATAGCAATGGTGCTTGCTCAAAAGACAGGGATACTTCTATTAGATGAACCTACAACATATCTTGATATCTGTCATCAATTTGAGATAATGGAGCTGGTAAAGGAACTGAATCAGAATCTGGGAATAACTATAATAATGGTGCTTCATGATTTGAACCAGGCTGCTCAATACAGCAACAGGATAATTGTGCTTAAAGATGGGAAAAAATATAAAGATGGAAAATCACTGGAAGTTCTTACACCACAACTCATAAGAGAAGTGTACAGAGTGGAGTCTTCAATTGAAATAGAAGATGGAGTTCCATATTTCAGATTAAAAGGAATAGTTAAATAA
- a CDS encoding FecCD family ABC transporter permease, with amino-acid sequence MFMNKDKRGRKIILIFTALVILSFSIIFSVRFGSVNYTSGEILKSLFIKSYDDEILKAILWDIRIPRILIAVMVGCNLSLAGVLLQAVMKNPLADPGLTGVSSGASVTALIIMILYPRAIFFMNFSAFVGGAIACAIVFMLAWKKGLKPIRVILSGVAINAILGSITGLMFILFSDEIQGVLSWLNGSLNGKNWRHVTGLLPYTVVGILACFTMIRDANILQLGDNFAVNLGVDIPRKRLKLCALACFLTGISVANVGLIGFVGLIVPHIARLIIGSDHTYLIPFAGLLGAVVLVIADTISRTMFSPIEIPAGIVMAVIGVPFFLYLLRKVGD; translated from the coding sequence ATGTTTATGAATAAAGATAAGAGAGGGAGAAAGATAATTCTTATCTTTACTGCTTTGGTTATTTTAAGTTTTTCAATCATATTTTCAGTGAGATTTGGAAGTGTGAACTATACTTCTGGAGAAATATTGAAATCTCTTTTCATAAAGAGTTATGATGATGAGATATTGAAAGCTATTTTATGGGATATAAGAATACCACGTATACTGATTGCTGTAATGGTAGGATGCAATCTGTCACTAGCAGGAGTATTACTGCAAGCTGTAATGAAAAACCCACTGGCTGATCCGGGACTTACAGGAGTATCTTCTGGAGCAAGCGTTACTGCTTTGATTATTATGATACTTTATCCTAGAGCTATATTTTTTATGAATTTCTCTGCATTTGTAGGGGGAGCAATAGCTTGTGCCATTGTGTTTATGCTAGCATGGAAAAAAGGTTTGAAGCCTATAAGAGTGATTCTGTCAGGGGTAGCTATAAATGCTATACTTGGGAGTATTACAGGTTTGATGTTTATACTTTTCAGTGATGAGATACAGGGAGTATTGTCTTGGCTCAATGGAAGCTTGAATGGAAAAAACTGGAGACATGTAACAGGACTGCTTCCATATACTGTTGTTGGAATTTTAGCCTGTTTTACTATGATAAGAGATGCAAATATTCTCCAATTAGGAGATAATTTTGCTGTGAATCTTGGAGTGGATATTCCCAGAAAAAGATTAAAGCTTTGTGCTCTTGCCTGTTTTCTAACAGGAATATCAGTTGCCAATGTGGGACTGATAGGTTTTGTTGGACTTATAGTTCCTCACATAGCTAGATTGATAATAGGGTCAGATCATACATATCTAATACCATTTGCTGGACTTCTTGGTGCTGTAGTACTGGTAATAGCAGACACAATATCAAGAACTATGTTTTCACCTATTGAGATACCTGCTGGTATAGTAATGGCTGTAATTGGTGTGCCGTTCTTTCTGTACCTGCTGAGAAAGGTAGGTGACTAG
- a CDS encoding toxin-antitoxin system YwqK family antitoxin — protein MEVREAPFFNKISVNGVAYIIGEDKPFSGKLICRYPTDILKEEETYKEGIKDGESRKFYPNGLLREIAEYKEGKLNGDFSQFYPNGNIEEYIFFKDDQMNGEWVKYFENGNIKMRAFFKNGKLNGQKMLYYPNGEIQESSMFRNNILHGRNILYYQNGKMQVVRNFVNAELEGAVTYYFENGDIEIKEEYKKHIKNGRYIRYYENGVINAVGYFKDDMLDGDWSMFYENGKLFGTASFMNGKIIKDVS, from the coding sequence ATGGAAGTACGAGAAGCACCTTTTTTTAATAAAATTTCTGTGAATGGAGTAGCATATATAATCGGAGAAGATAAGCCTTTTAGTGGAAAATTAATATGCAGATATCCTACTGATATTTTAAAAGAAGAAGAAACCTACAAAGAGGGTATCAAAGATGGAGAGAGTAGAAAATTTTATCCAAATGGTCTGTTGAGAGAAATAGCTGAATACAAAGAGGGAAAATTAAATGGGGATTTCTCACAGTTTTATCCTAATGGAAATATAGAAGAATATATATTTTTTAAAGATGATCAGATGAATGGGGAATGGGTAAAATACTTTGAAAATGGTAATATTAAGATGAGGGCATTTTTTAAAAATGGAAAACTTAATGGACAGAAGATGCTTTATTACCCAAATGGGGAAATTCAGGAAAGCAGTATGTTTAGAAATAACATACTTCATGGAAGAAATATACTCTATTATCAAAATGGAAAAATGCAGGTAGTAAGAAACTTTGTCAATGCAGAATTAGAAGGAGCAGTTACATACTATTTTGAAAATGGAGATATAGAGATAAAAGAAGAATATAAGAAACATATTAAAAATGGAAGATATATAAGATATTATGAAAATGGTGTAATCAATGCAGTAGGATATTTTAAAGATGATATGCTGGATGGTGATTGGAGTATGTTCTATGAAAATGGAAAGCTTTTTGGAACAGCATCATTTATGAATGGGAAAATTATAAAGGATGTATCATGA
- a CDS encoding toxin-antitoxin system YwqK family antitoxin, whose protein sequence is MKKVFRILLLLLIASIYVSGAERNEKYYDVEVREDKLLYKKEEEKPYSGIVTITEEDKIIKKEVYENGKLNSAKGYYENGNIKWESTSYKDGKLDGISRIYYDNGQLKMETNYKDGEKDGIEKGYQENGKIIAELNYKNDCLHGTSKFYDKNGNLEHEQNYKEYVLHGIERIYEKGKVILEREYKDGDIVSSKNLNE, encoded by the coding sequence ATGAAAAAAGTTTTTAGAATATTATTGCTGTTATTAATAGCTTCTATCTATGTTTCTGGGGCAGAAAGAAATGAAAAATATTATGATGTGGAAGTAAGAGAAGATAAACTCTTGTATAAAAAGGAAGAGGAAAAGCCATACAGTGGGATAGTAACTATAACAGAAGAAGATAAAATAATAAAGAAAGAGGTTTATGAAAATGGAAAATTGAACTCAGCAAAAGGATATTATGAAAATGGAAATATAAAATGGGAATCTACAAGTTATAAAGATGGGAAATTAGATGGAATAAGCAGAATTTATTATGATAATGGACAACTTAAAATGGAAACAAACTATAAAGATGGAGAAAAGGATGGAATAGAAAAAGGTTATCAGGAAAATGGAAAAATAATAGCAGAACTAAACTATAAAAATGACTGTCTACATGGAACATCAAAGTTTTATGATAAAAATGGAAATTTGGAACATGAGCAAAATTATAAAGAGTATGTACTTCATGGTATAGAAAGAATATATGAAAAAGGAAAAGTAATTTTAGAGAGAGAATATAAAGATGGAGATATTGTATCAAGTAAAAATTTAAATGAATAG
- a CDS encoding TonB-dependent receptor, whose product MYKRIGILALILSSSLYADELGKKENFAVKLNESTITSERYDETPVIETAKNVTVITGDEIEKRGYKNVEEALINVPGLSFAGGYLSMRGQVPSMGNKHLVVLVDGIPQNGMDNRSFDLDFIPVEQIEKIEVVPAGGAIMYGGNATSGVINIITKENVNKKYWGNTGLQIGSFNERKYKLNYGTNLTENLSIDARYINTDKDGYRDYTKKEAEFGEIGAKYRLKDGNIGFKYIRNERKSTGSSYLTKVQYDEDRKQNGSSYKEKIAHDTQDKYILEFNKKLSDNLSLSAVTEYREREYTYSQPKTATYSSYHSRVKNTDSIYTNAQLKYSYMEKSSLILGGDYSKAKVKEDGYSTSGSVIYRKTYTETDYEAIGGYLLNKYSYNDFIFTQGIRVERNKFDEDKTSYNTNGSFKNKKNINDSNTNTNYELTANYMFSEDTSGYISWNRVYRSPNLTEYTGWKTDKATGETASRDSQEVDTFEIGVKSLINNIYLSGAVFYIKGNKEIMYDYYRDEILDSSESGSYYNLNGKTERIGVEFASEQYFDKLTLRENFTYMHNEIVDGPYKGNDIPGVSNIIFGLGATYEITSQFTFNIESNYHGKAYLINDYYNKVPKTNSYMVTNISAKYNFENGIAVSAGIDNVFNEIYCDYITYAGTKINYSPSPERTYYVSAEYKF is encoded by the coding sequence ATGTATAAGAGAATTGGTATTTTAGCATTAATTTTAAGTTCATCCCTCTATGCAGATGAACTAGGAAAAAAGGAGAATTTTGCTGTAAAACTTAATGAGTCAACTATTACATCAGAAAGATATGATGAAACTCCTGTTATTGAAACAGCTAAAAATGTCACTGTTATTACAGGAGATGAGATTGAAAAAAGAGGATACAAAAATGTAGAGGAAGCTCTTATAAATGTTCCTGGTCTTTCTTTTGCAGGTGGATATTTATCAATGAGAGGACAAGTTCCAAGTATGGGAAACAAACATCTGGTTGTACTGGTTGATGGAATTCCTCAAAATGGTATGGATAATAGATCCTTCGATTTAGATTTTATTCCTGTAGAACAAATAGAAAAAATAGAGGTTGTCCCTGCTGGTGGGGCTATTATGTATGGAGGAAATGCTACTTCTGGTGTTATCAATATTATTACTAAAGAAAATGTAAATAAAAAATATTGGGGAAATACTGGACTTCAAATAGGTTCATTCAATGAAAGAAAGTATAAATTGAACTATGGAACTAATCTAACAGAAAACTTATCAATAGATGCCAGATATATTAATACAGATAAAGATGGGTATAGAGATTATACTAAAAAAGAAGCAGAATTTGGAGAAATAGGAGCTAAATACAGATTAAAAGATGGAAATATAGGCTTTAAATATATTCGTAATGAAAGAAAATCAACAGGTTCTAGTTACCTTACTAAAGTTCAATATGATGAAGACAGAAAGCAGAATGGTTCAAGCTATAAGGAAAAAATAGCTCATGATACACAGGATAAATATATTCTTGAATTTAATAAAAAGCTGTCTGATAATTTATCTCTTTCAGCTGTAACGGAATATAGAGAGAGGGAATATACTTATTCTCAGCCTAAAACAGCTACATATTCATCATATCACAGTAGAGTAAAGAATACTGATTCTATATATACAAATGCACAACTAAAATATAGCTATATGGAAAAAAGCAGCTTAATCTTAGGTGGAGATTATTCAAAAGCAAAGGTTAAAGAGGATGGATACAGTACTTCTGGTTCTGTAATTTACCGTAAAACATATACAGAAACTGATTATGAAGCTATTGGGGGATATCTTTTAAATAAATATTCATATAATGATTTTATTTTTACTCAAGGAATAAGAGTAGAAAGAAATAAATTTGATGAAGATAAAACTTCTTATAATACTAATGGAAGTTTTAAAAATAAAAAAAATATTAATGATTCCAATACAAATACAAACTATGAATTAACAGCAAACTATATGTTTTCTGAAGATACTTCTGGATATATCAGCTGGAATAGAGTATATCGTTCACCTAATCTAACTGAATATACAGGCTGGAAAACAGATAAAGCTACTGGAGAAACTGCTTCAAGGGATTCACAAGAAGTTGATACTTTTGAAATTGGAGTTAAATCTCTTATAAATAATATCTATTTATCTGGAGCTGTATTCTATATTAAAGGAAACAAAGAGATAATGTATGACTATTATAGAGATGAAATACTAGATAGCTCAGAAAGTGGAAGCTACTACAATCTTAATGGGAAAACTGAAAGAATAGGAGTTGAATTTGCTAGTGAACAGTACTTTGACAAATTAACATTGAGAGAAAACTTTACATATATGCACAACGAAATTGTAGATGGTCCATATAAAGGAAATGATATTCCTGGTGTAAGCAATATAATATTTGGATTAGGAGCTACCTATGAAATAACTTCTCAATTTACTTTTAATATAGAATCAAATTACCATGGAAAAGCTTATCTAATCAATGATTATTATAATAAAGTCCCAAAAACAAATAGCTATATGGTTACAAATATTTCTGCTAAATATAATTTTGAAAACGGAATAGCTGTATCAGCTGGAATAGATAATGTCTTCAATGAAATATATTGTGATTATATTACTTATGCTGGTACAAAAATCAATTATTCTCCTTCTCCTGAAAGAACATATTATGTAAGTGCTGAATATAAATTTTAA
- a CDS encoding ExbD/TolR family protein — protein MRELRRKKGIINPDLTPLIDVVFQLLIFFMLVTTFSQYNKFDMNLPKSSVEEINMTEEGAELIIDKDGKYFFKNGEDSVEIENEKLEETVKELMKGRKEQTLIVSADKDLRYETVIETMGRLKNIGLEKLEINSIK, from the coding sequence ATGAGGGAACTAAGAAGAAAGAAGGGGATAATTAATCCTGATCTGACACCATTGATAGATGTGGTCTTTCAGTTATTGATATTTTTTATGCTGGTGACTACATTCAGCCAGTATAATAAATTTGACATGAATCTTCCTAAATCTTCTGTAGAGGAAATAAATATGACAGAAGAGGGAGCTGAACTGATAATAGATAAAGATGGCAAGTATTTCTTTAAGAATGGTGAAGATTCAGTAGAGATAGAAAATGAAAAACTAGAAGAAACTGTAAAAGAACTGATGAAAGGGAGAAAAGAACAGACTCTCATAGTTAGTGCTGATAAAGATTTAAGATATGAAACTGTAATAGAAACTATGGGAAGATTGAAGAATATAGGGCTGGAGAAATTAGAAATAAATAGTATAAAGTAG
- a CDS encoding TSCPD domain-containing protein, giving the protein MVCAKEIGVEIEDGILKKVKFFGCCDGDSKTFEILLKDMKIDKIVNDLYHIECKERGTSCMRELCKILMQLAGR; this is encoded by the coding sequence ATGGTGTGTGCAAAAGAAATTGGTGTAGAAATAGAAGATGGAATATTAAAAAAAGTAAAATTTTTTGGATGTTGTGATGGAGATTCAAAAACTTTTGAAATACTATTGAAAGATATGAAGATAGATAAAATAGTAAATGATCTATATCATATTGAGTGTAAAGAAAGAGGAACTTCATGTATGAGGGAATTATGCAAAATACTTATGCAGCTGGCAGGAAGATAA
- a CDS encoding TonB-dependent receptor, giving the protein MARINNLFDEKYEEYVGYWNNISQYTPATGRNYSVEINYTF; this is encoded by the coding sequence GTGGCAAGAATCAATAATTTATTTGATGAAAAATATGAGGAATATGTTGGATATTGGAATAATATTAGTCAATATACACCAGCAACTGGTAGAAACTATTCAGTTGAAATAAATTATACTTTCTAA
- a CDS encoding MalY/PatB family protein has translation MKYNFDEIIDRSKTNSRKWNPEIYKNTYNGKTDLLPLWVADMDFKVAPAILDSLQAVLTHGILGYTSTDDEYFQSIVNWNKNRKNVDLKKEWIIFTNGVVPALNYMIQTFTKEGDSILIQTPVYHPFRISTENNNRKIVTNPLIDTNGYYTIDFDDFEKKIVENSVKMFILCNPHNPVGRVWSKEELEKMGEICLKHNVLVISDEIHSDLIFKDSKFTSFLTLKEALKNNCIVCTAPSKTFNLAGLQTSLILIANDEIRDKYKNTLMKIRLETPNTFGIEAIKAGYMHSAEWLDELIDYLDGNRKFIEEYIKENMPGVKYLKPEGTYLAWIDFRGVLKDGETLEEIFEDKAKVAIDYGNWFGAEGAGYVRLNFACPRSIVKEALDRVKNVIYK, from the coding sequence ATGAAATATAATTTTGATGAAATAATTGATAGAAGTAAAACAAACTCTAGAAAATGGAATCCTGAAATATATAAAAATACATATAATGGAAAAACTGACCTGCTTCCTTTATGGGTGGCAGATATGGATTTCAAAGTTGCTCCTGCTATACTTGACAGCCTGCAGGCTGTATTGACTCATGGCATACTTGGATATACTTCAACTGATGATGAATATTTTCAATCTATTGTTAATTGGAATAAAAACAGAAAAAATGTAGACCTTAAAAAAGAATGGATAATCTTTACAAATGGAGTTGTCCCTGCTCTTAACTATATGATACAGACATTTACTAAAGAGGGAGATTCTATCCTTATACAAACTCCTGTATATCACCCATTCAGAATATCTACTGAAAACAACAACAGAAAAATAGTTACTAATCCTCTGATAGATACTAATGGCTACTACACTATAGATTTTGATGATTTTGAAAAGAAAATAGTTGAGAACAGTGTAAAAATGTTTATCTTATGCAATCCTCATAACCCTGTGGGAAGAGTATGGTCAAAAGAAGAACTTGAGAAAATGGGGGAAATCTGTTTAAAACATAATGTACTTGTAATATCTGATGAGATTCACTCTGACCTTATTTTCAAAGACAGTAAATTCACTTCATTCCTTACATTGAAAGAGGCACTTAAAAATAATTGTATAGTTTGTACAGCTCCAAGTAAGACATTCAACCTTGCTGGACTTCAAACTTCTCTTATCCTTATAGCCAATGATGAAATAAGAGATAAATACAAAAATACTCTTATGAAAATAAGACTCGAAACTCCTAATACTTTTGGTATAGAAGCTATCAAAGCTGGATATATGCATTCTGCTGAATGGCTTGATGAACTTATAGATTATCTTGATGGAAACAGAAAATTCATTGAAGAATATATCAAAGAAAATATGCCAGGAGTAAAATATCTAAAACCTGAAGGAACTTATCTTGCATGGATAGATTTCAGAGGGGTATTAAAAGATGGTGAAACTTTAGAAGAAATATTTGAAGATAAAGCTAAAGTTGCTATTGACTATGGTAACTGGTTTGGAGCAGAGGGAGCAGGCTATGTAAGACTTAACTTTGCGTGTCCTAGATCAATAGTTAAAGAGGCTCTGGACAGAGTTAAAAATGTAATATATAAATAA
- a CDS encoding MotA/TolQ/ExbB proton channel family protein: MYTYFIEGGMMMWLLAALSIMGLGTILERTAYFIKNEQGITREFKEEIVALVRAGKEKEAIELCDKTNNSVSRTVKSILLAYKNENDLYESKEKLMKEKALEQIENLERRLSILGIVAYISPMAGLLGTVLGMIKSFKAIALQGAGDPNVVANGISEALLTTAAGLLIAIPAIIAYQTFNRKADKIMLEIEKTSTALINIKKAGKKEEI; encoded by the coding sequence ATGTATACTTACTTCATAGAAGGTGGAATGATGATGTGGCTTTTAGCTGCCTTATCTATAATGGGATTGGGAACAATATTAGAAAGAACTGCTTATTTCATAAAAAATGAGCAGGGAATAACAAGGGAATTTAAAGAGGAAATAGTAGCTCTGGTAAGAGCTGGAAAAGAAAAAGAAGCTATAGAATTATGTGATAAAACAAATAATTCAGTATCTAGAACAGTAAAGAGCATACTATTAGCTTATAAAAATGAAAATGATCTATATGAAAGTAAAGAGAAGCTAATGAAAGAAAAAGCTTTGGAGCAGATAGAGAATCTGGAAAGAAGATTATCTATATTGGGGATAGTGGCATATATTTCTCCAATGGCTGGACTCCTTGGAACTGTACTTGGAATGATAAAATCATTTAAAGCAATAGCATTGCAGGGAGCTGGAGATCCAAATGTAGTAGCCAATGGAATCTCAGAAGCTCTTCTTACAACAGCCGCAGGACTCCTTATAGCCATACCAGCAATAATAGCATATCAAACATTTAACAGAAAAGCTGATAAGATAATGCTTGAAATAGAAAAAACTTCCACTGCACTTATCAATATTAAAAAAGCTGGAAAGAAGGAAGAGATATGA